One part of the Lycium ferocissimum isolate CSIRO_LF1 chromosome 8, AGI_CSIRO_Lferr_CH_V1, whole genome shotgun sequence genome encodes these proteins:
- the LOC132067054 gene encoding uncharacterized protein LOC132067054: protein MVRTRATTARGQVPEPAATAGTRGRATVRGRGRARGRGAAPARGRAPTVGQRRERSPSPEPEYQPGRDQTVGDGVTPARTQPEVTSDQAVHDTMARILLHLDAQQAAAGVTTPGGGSQTRVGAQTPEQGPTRVAHPAAAMAPRIDAIPAPGEDIRPMDGAVMTAADQDLVGRFRKLEPPRFSGTSSEDAYEFILDMHELLHRMGIVETHGVDYVSYQFRGDAKTWWRYFVSCRPEGSPPLTWTQFYRAFLEKYVPGL from the coding sequence atggtgaggactcgagctactacGGCCCGAGGTCAGGTGCCGGAGCCCGCAGCTACGGCTGGCACCCGAGGGCGCGCTACAGTCAGAGGACGCGGCAGAGCGAGAGGCCGCGGGGCTGCCCCAGCCAGGGGTAGAGCTCCGACGGTGGGCCAGCGACGAGAGAGGTCTCCATCTCCCGAGCCCGAGTACCAGCCGGGTAGAGACCAGACCGTAGGGGATGGCGTGACCCCAGCACGGACACAGCCTGAGGTTACTTCTGACCAGGCCGTGCATGACACTATGGCCAGGATCCTACTTCATCTTGATGCCCAGCAGGCGGCCGCCGGTGTTACTACTCCCGGCGGGGGTTCACAGACTAGGGTTGGGGCACAGACCCCTGAGCAGGGACCCACGCGGGTAGCACATCCCGCCGCAGCTATGGCTCCCCGCATTGATGCTATACCCGCTCCTGGGGAGGATATTAGGCCCATGGATGGCGCCGTTATGACTGCTGCTGATCAGGATCTGGTGGGGAGgttcaggaagttagagccgccgaggttctctggtacttcgtctgaggatgcctatgagtttattcttgatatgcatgagttgttgcaccgtatggggatagtggagacccacggcgttgattatgtgtcctaccagtttcgcggcgacgcgaagacgtggtggaggtatttcgtgtcgtgcagacctgagggttctcctccgttgacttggactcagttctaccgggccttccttgagaagtatgtgcccggtctttga